In Sideroxyarcus emersonii, one DNA window encodes the following:
- a CDS encoding SCO family protein — MYLYRFLLILLLPVLASCGEQTLPSPFLAGDVTAKYAHADFHLSDAAGKPVSLADFRGKVVVLFFGYTHCPQVCPTTLADLAHMMRLLGKDADRVQVLFVTLDPERDTPELLAKYPTAFYPTFKGLYGDSAATAQAAQAFGVTYEKHPNKNGGYDLDHTAGTYFIAPRGQPVLLAPFWQHADSWVQDVRILLAFK, encoded by the coding sequence ATGTACCTGTATAGATTTCTCCTGATCCTGTTGTTGCCAGTGCTGGCCTCGTGCGGCGAGCAGACATTGCCTTCCCCGTTCCTGGCGGGCGATGTGACGGCGAAGTATGCGCATGCGGACTTCCACCTCAGCGATGCAGCCGGCAAGCCGGTCAGCCTGGCGGACTTCCGCGGCAAGGTGGTGGTGCTGTTCTTCGGCTATACCCACTGCCCGCAGGTGTGCCCGACCACGCTCGCCGACCTGGCGCACATGATGCGTCTGCTGGGCAAGGATGCCGACCGGGTGCAGGTGCTGTTCGTCACGCTCGATCCCGAACGCGATACGCCGGAATTGCTGGCGAAATATCCGACCGCGTTCTATCCCACCTTCAAGGGGTTGTATGGCGACAGTGCGGCGACCGCACAGGCGGCGCAGGCGTTCGGCGTGACCTACGAGAAGCACCCGAACAAGAACGGCGGCTACGACCTGGATCATACGGCCGGGACATACTTCATCGCACCCAGAGGCCAGCCGGTGCTGCTGGCGCCTTTCTGGCAGCATGCGGATTCGTGGGTACAGGACGTCAGAATATTGCTGGCATTCAAATGA
- the bioD gene encoding dethiobiotin synthase, which translates to MSYFITGTDTGAGKTLVSCALLHAFAAQGRRVAGFKPVAAGCDEDDHNEDAKLLRAAGSIQATYGQVNPYCFPHAIAPHLAARHVGVRIEFPRILASYRELAGQTDEVIAEGAGGFLVPLNDRQTSADLAKQLDLPVILVVGMRLGCLNHALLTVRAIADYQLECAGWVANVLDAGMPALQENIDALRERIAAPLLGIIPHQAMPDARAASAHLNLELLEKKQIDG; encoded by the coding sequence ATGAGCTACTTCATCACCGGCACCGATACCGGCGCAGGCAAGACGCTGGTCAGCTGCGCGCTGCTGCATGCCTTTGCCGCGCAGGGTAGGCGCGTGGCGGGTTTCAAGCCGGTGGCGGCCGGATGCGACGAAGACGATCACAACGAAGACGCCAAACTGCTGCGTGCCGCGGGCAGCATCCAGGCCACATACGGCCAGGTCAATCCCTATTGTTTCCCGCATGCCATTGCGCCGCATCTTGCCGCGCGGCATGTCGGGGTGCGAATCGAGTTCCCGCGCATCCTTGCTTCTTATCGCGAACTTGCCGGGCAGACCGATGAGGTCATCGCGGAAGGTGCCGGCGGCTTCCTGGTGCCGCTGAACGACAGGCAGACCAGCGCCGACCTGGCGAAGCAGCTCGACCTGCCGGTGATCCTGGTGGTGGGCATGCGGCTGGGCTGTCTCAATCATGCACTGCTGACGGTGCGGGCGATCGCCGATTACCAGCTAGAATGCGCGGGCTGGGTGGCCAACGTGCTGGATGCAGGCATGCCCGCCCTGCAGGAGAATATCGACGCGCTGCGCGAGCGCATCGCAGCGCCGTTGCTGGGCATCATTCCCCATCAAGCCATGCCCGACGCACGCGCGGCTTCGGCGCATTTGAACCTGGAGCTGCTGGAGAAAAAACAGATCGATGGTTGA
- the lolA gene encoding outer membrane lipoprotein chaperone LolA, with the protein MLNKLLPSLLLFVAVSAHAAATDKLKSFIAGTRSAQAGFTQEVLDKSGKRIQLASGTMQFVRPGKFRWVYQKPYEQLIVGDGKKFWLYDIDLNQVTVKKLDAALGSSPAALLSGDNEIERGFVLKDIEGRDGLEWLQATPKSNETTFEKILMAFDARSELAVMELYDAFGHHTVLRFTELKNNPALPSKLFHFVPPEGADVLGE; encoded by the coding sequence ATGCTCAATAAACTTTTGCCTTCCCTTTTGTTGTTTGTGGCGGTATCCGCGCATGCGGCGGCCACCGACAAGCTGAAATCGTTCATCGCCGGAACGCGCTCTGCGCAGGCCGGTTTCACCCAGGAAGTGCTGGACAAGAGCGGCAAGCGCATCCAGCTCGCCTCCGGCACCATGCAGTTCGTGCGCCCGGGCAAGTTCCGCTGGGTCTACCAGAAACCGTATGAGCAGCTCATCGTCGGCGACGGCAAGAAGTTCTGGCTGTACGACATCGACCTCAACCAGGTCACGGTGAAGAAGCTGGATGCCGCGCTGGGCAGCAGCCCGGCGGCGCTGCTGTCCGGCGACAACGAGATCGAGCGCGGTTTCGTCCTGAAGGACATCGAAGGCCGCGACGGCCTCGAATGGCTGCAGGCCACGCCGAAATCGAACGAAACCACCTTCGAGAAGATACTCATGGCGTTCGATGCCAGATCCGAACTGGCGGTAATGGAGCTGTACGATGCTTTCGGCCACCACACCGTGTTGCGTTTTACGGAGCTGAAGAACAATCCGGCGTTGCCGTCGAAGCTGTTCCACTTCGTTCCGCCCGAGGGGGCGGATGTGCTGGGCGAGTGA
- a CDS encoding replication-associated recombination protein A, producing MSSADLFAANQPAAPLAERLRPKHIDEVIGQSHLLGEGKPLRLAFQSGKLHSMILWGPPGVGKTTLARLMASAFDAEFVPLSAVLSGVKDIREAIAQAELTLQQSGRHTILFVDEVHRFNKSQQDAFLPFVEQGLVTFIGATTENPSFEVNGALLSRAQVYVLKSLSEAEMGQLFVRAQQAALQGIAFDDDAKGRIIGYADGDARRLLNVLEQLQTAAETARVARIDTQFLDATLAQNLRRFDKGGEAFYDQISALHKSVRGSNPDAALYWFTRMLDGGADPRYLARRIVRMAWEDIGLADPRGIDIALAAAETYERLGSPEGELALGQAVIYLAVAAKSNAGYVAYNAARAWVRQDGSREVPLHLRNAPTKLMKQLDYGKDYRYAHDEAGGYAAGEDYFPADMPEVSFYQPTERGLEAKIAEKLAHLRQLDEVAKNKKG from the coding sequence ATGAGCAGCGCAGACCTCTTCGCTGCCAACCAACCCGCCGCACCGCTGGCCGAGCGGCTGCGCCCAAAACATATCGACGAAGTCATCGGGCAGTCCCATTTGCTGGGCGAGGGCAAACCGCTGCGGCTGGCGTTCCAGTCCGGCAAGCTGCACTCGATGATCCTGTGGGGGCCGCCGGGGGTGGGCAAGACCACGCTGGCGCGGCTGATGGCGTCGGCTTTCGATGCCGAGTTCGTGCCGCTGTCGGCCGTGCTGTCCGGCGTGAAGGACATCCGCGAAGCCATCGCGCAGGCGGAGCTCACGCTGCAACAGAGCGGTCGCCACACCATCCTGTTCGTGGATGAGGTTCACCGCTTCAACAAGTCGCAGCAGGATGCCTTCCTGCCGTTCGTCGAGCAGGGACTGGTCACCTTCATCGGCGCCACCACCGAGAACCCGTCGTTCGAGGTGAACGGCGCGCTGCTGTCGCGCGCGCAGGTGTATGTGCTGAAGTCGCTGTCCGAGGCCGAGATGGGGCAATTGTTCGTGCGCGCGCAGCAGGCGGCGCTGCAGGGCATCGCTTTCGATGACGATGCGAAGGGGCGCATCATCGGCTATGCGGATGGCGATGCGCGCCGGCTGCTCAATGTGCTGGAGCAATTGCAGACTGCCGCCGAGACCGCCAGGGTCGCGCGGATCGACACGCAGTTCCTCGATGCCACGCTGGCGCAGAACCTGCGCCGCTTCGACAAGGGCGGCGAGGCGTTCTATGACCAGATCTCCGCATTGCACAAGTCGGTGCGCGGCTCCAATCCCGATGCGGCGCTGTACTGGTTCACGCGCATGCTGGACGGCGGCGCCGACCCGCGCTACCTGGCACGGCGCATCGTGCGCATGGCGTGGGAGGACATCGGCCTGGCCGACCCGCGCGGCATCGACATCGCGCTTGCCGCCGCCGAAACCTACGAGCGCCTGGGGTCTCCGGAAGGCGAGCTGGCGCTGGGGCAGGCGGTGATCTACCTGGCCGTGGCGGCCAAGTCGAATGCCGGATACGTCGCGTATAATGCCGCCCGCGCCTGGGTCAGGCAGGATGGTTCGCGCGAAGTGCCGCTGCACTTGCGCAACGCGCCGACCAAGTTGATGAAGCAGCTGGATTACGGCAAGGATTACCGCTATGCGCACGACGAGGCGGGCGGCTATGCGGCAGGAGAGGATTATTTCCCCGCCGATATGCCGGAAGTGAGTTTCTACCAGCCCACCGAACGCGGGCTGGAAGCGAAGATTGCAGAGAAGCTGGCGCATCTGCGGCAGCTGGATGAAGTGGCAAAAAACAAAAAAGGATAG
- the serS gene encoding serine--tRNA ligase gives MLDIQTLRNDLAGVAARLAARGYTLDTAKFEQLEAERKTIQTRTQELQARRNAASKQIGQAKAKGEDVTAIMAEVSSLGDELKLLESDTLPKVLQALDAFLAEIPNVPHANVPVGKSEADNVEVRKVGDVPKFAFEVKDHVSIGEGLGGLDFDTAAKISAARFSLLKGPLARLHRALAQFMLDTHTEKHGYTETYVPYIVNAESMRGTGQLPKFERDLFQVSFGGVDSKAIEQGYEVKTDLSTGEQTGKVFERLWFLIPTAEVPVTNMVRDEIVPLEKLPLKFVAHTPCFRSEAGSYGRDTRGMIRQHQFDKVELVQIVHPEKSYEMLEELLGHAETILKLLGLPYRVVKLCTGDMGFSSATTYDIEVWLPAQNTYREISSCSNFEAFQARRMQARFRNAAGKPELVHTLNGSGLAVGRTLVAILENYQQADGSVLVPEVLRPYMGGLTSINAI, from the coding sequence ATGTTGGATATTCAAACATTGAGGAATGACTTGGCCGGCGTCGCGGCACGCCTGGCGGCGCGCGGCTACACGCTGGACACGGCGAAGTTCGAGCAGCTGGAAGCGGAACGCAAGACCATCCAGACCCGCACGCAGGAACTGCAGGCCAGGCGCAATGCGGCTTCCAAGCAGATCGGGCAGGCCAAGGCCAAGGGCGAGGATGTCACCGCCATCATGGCGGAGGTGTCCTCGCTGGGAGATGAATTGAAACTGCTGGAATCGGACACCTTGCCCAAGGTGCTGCAGGCGCTGGATGCTTTCCTCGCCGAGATCCCCAACGTGCCGCATGCGAACGTGCCGGTCGGCAAATCGGAGGCGGACAACGTCGAAGTGCGCAAGGTCGGCGACGTGCCGAAGTTCGCCTTCGAGGTGAAGGATCACGTCAGCATCGGCGAAGGGCTGGGCGGACTGGATTTCGATACCGCCGCGAAAATAAGTGCTGCGCGCTTCTCTCTGCTGAAAGGGCCGCTGGCGCGGCTGCATCGTGCGCTGGCGCAGTTCATGCTGGACACGCACACCGAGAAGCACGGCTACACCGAAACGTATGTGCCCTACATTGTGAATGCGGAGTCGATGCGCGGTACCGGACAGCTTCCAAAATTCGAGCGAGATTTATTTCAAGTAAGTTTTGGAGGAGTTGATTCAAAAGCTATTGAGCAAGGCTATGAAGTTAAGACCGATCTTTCTACAGGTGAACAAACGGGCAAAGTATTTGAACGTTTGTGGTTTCTCATTCCCACCGCCGAAGTCCCCGTGACCAACATGGTGCGCGACGAGATCGTGCCACTGGAAAAACTGCCGCTGAAGTTCGTGGCGCACACGCCGTGCTTCCGCAGCGAAGCCGGTTCCTACGGGCGCGACACGCGCGGCATGATCCGCCAGCACCAGTTCGACAAGGTGGAACTGGTGCAGATCGTGCATCCGGAAAAGTCCTACGAGATGCTGGAGGAACTGCTCGGCCACGCCGAGACCATCCTCAAACTGCTCGGCCTGCCGTACCGCGTGGTCAAGCTGTGCACGGGCGACATGGGTTTCTCCTCCGCCACCACCTACGACATCGAAGTGTGGCTGCCGGCGCAGAACACCTACCGCGAGATATCCTCCTGCTCCAACTTCGAGGCCTTCCAGGCACGCCGCATGCAGGCACGCTTCCGCAACGCCGCCGGCAAGCCGGAGCTGGTGCACACGCTGAACGGTTCCGGTCTCGCCGTTGGCCGCACGCTGGTGGCCATCCTCGAGAACTACCAGCAGGCCGACGGCAGCGTGCTGGTGCCGGAAGTGCTGCGCCCTTACATGGGCGGGCTGACTTCCATCAACGCGATCTGA
- a CDS encoding DNA translocase FtsK, producing MALPASPRPPLPERLLGLLRESRWLLLVAVALYLILILFGFDRADPSWSHSASGATTHNPGGVLGAWLADVLLYLFGFSAWWWVTLMLQRVWAGYRRMRADSLFDQRALWVSLLGFGVLLFSSSALEALRLYTWKVALPLAPGGMLGAVLGSALSHTLGFTGATLFLLALMVVSFSLYTGLSWLRFADWLGGMLENGWLWARNTWQTRQDKRIGAQAMQERSVVVEEEKKRVEEHEPIHIEMPVYEVPRSKRVEKEKQVSLFAEMPDSDLPPLHLLDEAKQQVEVVSAETLEFTSRLIERKLKDFGVEVKVVGAYPGPVITRYEIDPAVGVKGSQIVNLVRDLARALSVVSIRVVETIPGKAYMALELPNPKRQIVHLSEILGSQVYAEMNSPLTMAMGKDISGKPVVADLAKMPHVLVAGTTGSGKSVAINAMILSLLYKSTPKQVRLLLVDPKMLELSVYEGIPHLLAPVVTDMRQAASALNWGVQEMDKRYKLMSALGVRNIAGYNQKVRDAIKAGEPLTNPFSITPENPEALEELPFIVIFIDELADLMMVVGKKVEELIARLAQKARAAGIHLVLATQRPSVDVITGLIKANVPTRVAFQVSSKIDSRTILDQMGAESLLGQGDMLYLPPGSGHPQRVHGAFVSDQEVHRVTEHLKAQGQPDYIEGVLTSLDEPAEGEYDGGGGDAEADALYDQAVEIVLKTRRPSISLVQRHLRIGYNRAARLIEAMEKAGLVSAMQPNGNREVLAPSREG from the coding sequence ATGGCATTGCCTGCAAGTCCCCGTCCGCCTTTGCCGGAAAGGCTGCTCGGCCTGCTGCGCGAATCGCGCTGGCTGCTGCTGGTGGCCGTCGCGCTCTATCTCATCCTCATCCTGTTCGGTTTCGATCGTGCCGACCCGTCCTGGTCGCACAGCGCCAGCGGCGCGACCACGCACAATCCCGGCGGCGTGCTGGGGGCATGGCTGGCCGATGTGCTGCTCTATCTGTTCGGGTTCTCCGCCTGGTGGTGGGTCACGCTGATGCTGCAGCGCGTGTGGGCAGGCTATCGCCGCATGCGCGCCGACAGCCTGTTCGACCAGCGCGCCTTGTGGGTTTCGCTGCTCGGTTTCGGCGTGCTGCTGTTCTCCAGCAGCGCACTGGAAGCGTTGCGCCTCTATACCTGGAAGGTCGCCTTGCCGCTGGCCCCTGGCGGCATGCTCGGTGCGGTGCTGGGCAGCGCGTTGTCGCACACCCTGGGATTCACCGGCGCCACCCTGTTCCTGCTGGCATTGATGGTGGTCAGCTTCAGCCTCTACACCGGCTTGTCGTGGCTCAGGTTCGCCGACTGGCTGGGTGGCATGCTGGAGAACGGCTGGCTGTGGGCGCGCAATACCTGGCAGACCCGGCAGGACAAGCGCATCGGCGCGCAGGCGATGCAGGAGCGCAGCGTGGTGGTGGAAGAGGAAAAGAAACGCGTGGAAGAGCACGAACCCATCCACATCGAGATGCCGGTCTACGAAGTGCCGCGTTCGAAGCGCGTGGAAAAGGAGAAGCAGGTATCGCTGTTCGCCGAGATGCCGGATTCCGACCTACCGCCGCTGCACCTGCTGGATGAGGCGAAGCAGCAGGTGGAGGTGGTGTCCGCCGAGACGCTGGAATTCACCTCGCGCCTGATCGAACGCAAGCTCAAGGACTTCGGCGTCGAAGTCAAGGTGGTCGGCGCCTATCCCGGCCCCGTCATTACGCGTTACGAGATCGATCCCGCCGTCGGCGTGAAGGGCAGCCAGATCGTCAACCTGGTGCGCGACCTGGCGCGCGCGCTGTCGGTGGTGAGCATCCGCGTGGTCGAGACCATCCCCGGCAAAGCCTACATGGCGCTGGAACTGCCCAACCCGAAGCGGCAGATCGTGCACCTGTCCGAGATCCTCGGTTCGCAGGTGTATGCCGAGATGAATTCGCCGCTGACCATGGCGATGGGCAAGGACATCTCCGGCAAGCCGGTAGTGGCCGACCTGGCCAAGATGCCGCACGTGCTGGTGGCCGGCACCACCGGTTCCGGCAAGTCGGTGGCGATCAACGCCATGATCCTGAGCCTGCTGTACAAGTCCACGCCCAAGCAGGTGCGCTTGCTGCTGGTCGACCCGAAGATGCTGGAGCTTTCCGTCTATGAAGGCATCCCGCACCTGCTGGCGCCGGTGGTCACCGACATGCGCCAGGCTGCCTCCGCCCTCAACTGGGGGGTGCAGGAGATGGACAAGCGCTACAAGCTGATGTCGGCGCTCGGCGTGCGCAACATCGCCGGCTACAACCAGAAGGTGCGCGACGCGATCAAGGCCGGCGAACCGCTGACCAATCCGTTCAGCATCACGCCGGAGAATCCGGAGGCGCTGGAAGAGTTGCCGTTCATCGTCATCTTCATCGACGAACTGGCCGACCTGATGATGGTGGTGGGCAAGAAGGTGGAAGAACTCATCGCGCGGCTGGCGCAGAAGGCGCGTGCCGCCGGCATCCACCTGGTGCTGGCGACGCAGCGGCCGTCGGTGGACGTCATCACCGGCCTGATCAAGGCCAACGTGCCGACGCGCGTCGCGTTCCAGGTGTCCAGCAAGATCGACTCGCGCACCATCCTCGACCAGATGGGCGCCGAATCGCTGCTCGGTCAGGGCGACATGCTCTACCTGCCGCCAGGCAGCGGCCATCCGCAACGCGTGCACGGTGCTTTCGTTTCCGACCAGGAAGTGCACCGCGTCACCGAGCACCTCAAGGCGCAGGGCCAGCCGGACTACATCGAAGGCGTGCTGACCTCGCTGGATGAACCGGCCGAAGGCGAATACGATGGCGGCGGCGGAGATGCCGAAGCGGATGCGCTGTACGACCAGGCCGTGGAGATCGTGCTCAAAACGCGCCGTCCTTCCATCTCGCTGGTGCAGCGCCACCTGCGCATCGGCTACAACCGCGCTGCGCGCCTGATCGAGGCGATGGAGAAAGCAGGTCTGGTATCGGCGATGCAGCCGAACGGCAACCGCGAGGTGCTGGCGCCGAGTCGTGAAGGGTGA
- a CDS encoding sulfite exporter TauE/SafE family protein, producing the protein MVEFSLIAVLLVGLLGGVHCLGMCGSIVGVFTAQVPADRPRWPFHLAYSSGRIASYAAAGALVGAAGQAGLLMRDAVPVQHLLFLLSSSMLVLLGLYLAGLWGAVRRLEQAGAGLWKRLQPFTTRLLPVNTVPRALALGALWGWLPCGLVYSVLVTALASGSAAQGALIMAAFGLGTLPNLLAIGLFWESARNWVQSPRVRLSAGLLVMMFGVYGLAKVGYTFYVNGWSGSCHVPV; encoded by the coding sequence ATGGTTGAATTCAGTCTCATCGCGGTGTTGCTGGTCGGCCTGCTCGGCGGTGTGCACTGTCTCGGCATGTGCGGCAGCATCGTCGGGGTCTTCACTGCGCAGGTGCCCGCAGACCGCCCGCGCTGGCCGTTCCACCTGGCCTACAGCAGCGGCCGCATTGCCAGTTATGCCGCGGCGGGGGCGCTGGTCGGTGCCGCCGGACAGGCAGGCTTGCTGATGCGCGATGCGGTACCGGTACAGCACCTGCTGTTCCTGCTGTCGAGTTCGATGCTGGTGTTGCTGGGCCTGTATCTGGCCGGGCTATGGGGTGCGGTACGGCGCCTGGAACAGGCCGGAGCGGGGCTGTGGAAGCGCCTGCAGCCCTTTACCACCCGCTTGTTGCCGGTGAACACCGTGCCGCGCGCCCTGGCGCTGGGGGCACTGTGGGGCTGGCTGCCGTGCGGGCTGGTGTACAGTGTGCTTGTCACTGCCCTGGCCAGCGGCAGTGCCGCCCAGGGGGCGCTTATCATGGCCGCGTTTGGGCTGGGTACCCTGCCTAACCTGCTGGCAATCGGGCTGTTCTGGGAAAGCGCCAGAAACTGGGTACAATCGCCGCGCGTGCGGCTGTCGGCTGGGCTGCTGGTGATGATGTTCGGGGTGTATGGCTTGGCGAAGGTCGGCTATACCTTCTACGTAAACGGATGGAGCGGCAGCTGTCATGTACCTGTATAG
- a CDS encoding hybrid sensor histidine kinase/response regulator produces MTPLFDLLRFEIDEVNLPIRAEQIRARLHSYPLMVVTQLALAPLLVMLMWDKVAHFSLQVWLTAVYCVHAIEYYVWYRHRKQTRDVAENLYWDRKFRQLTAMVSLTWGSAGVLMFVPGDLAYQALLICVAMGIAAGAATSNPFHPPSMFIYLTGIILPLLGRLAWENDTTHWILFTMLGMFCVFVLKSALELIRTFEQSQRRRFENEILVEALIARKREAESSRQLAEQASQAKSKFLATASHDLRQPLQALRLFSDALQDTAKEKETARLAGQIGKSVNALVDMFDDLLDVSRLDAGIVEPRKQHFMLGALFDRIYGDFAPLAQAKALDFRLPVCLEGECNRQGGCDVAIYSDPFLLERMLRNLISNAIRYSHSGSVEVRCRSLPGKVALEVADTGIGIAEETLPHIFEEYYQADNPHRDRRKGLGLGLAIVRRIEELLECEVTVSSQPGVGSVFGFEVPTGNAENLVQPFVTAHSQYDLGGSVVALVEDDQDIRDVTTDLMEQWGCRVVAGEYAEDVIRKLDIAQAKPDLLVCDYRLPHGTTAIQVIRQMRAAWGEELPAVVLTGDTASETLHEIHASGAILLHKPIAPMRLRAMMYFAMHGES; encoded by the coding sequence ATGACCCCGCTTTTCGATCTGCTGCGCTTCGAAATAGACGAAGTCAATCTGCCGATCCGCGCAGAGCAGATTCGCGCGCGTCTCCACAGCTATCCGCTGATGGTGGTCACGCAACTTGCGCTGGCGCCCTTGCTGGTGATGCTGATGTGGGACAAGGTCGCGCACTTCAGTCTGCAGGTGTGGCTGACGGCGGTCTATTGCGTGCATGCGATCGAATATTACGTCTGGTACCGTCATCGCAAGCAGACCAGGGATGTGGCCGAGAATCTGTACTGGGATCGCAAGTTCAGGCAGCTGACGGCGATGGTCTCGCTCACCTGGGGCAGTGCCGGGGTGCTGATGTTCGTTCCCGGCGACCTGGCCTACCAGGCGCTGCTGATCTGCGTGGCGATGGGCATCGCAGCGGGCGCGGCGACCAGCAACCCCTTCCATCCCCCTTCGATGTTCATCTACCTGACCGGCATTATCCTGCCGTTGCTGGGCAGGCTGGCCTGGGAAAACGATACGACGCACTGGATATTGTTCACGATGCTGGGCATGTTCTGCGTTTTCGTGCTCAAGTCGGCGCTGGAATTGATCCGCACCTTCGAGCAATCGCAGCGGCGCCGTTTCGAAAACGAAATCCTGGTCGAGGCGCTGATTGCACGCAAACGCGAAGCGGAGTCATCGCGCCAGCTTGCCGAGCAGGCCAGCCAGGCCAAGTCGAAGTTCCTGGCCACCGCCAGCCACGACCTGCGCCAGCCGTTGCAGGCATTGCGCCTGTTCTCGGATGCCTTGCAGGACACGGCCAAGGAAAAGGAGACCGCGCGCCTGGCCGGGCAGATCGGCAAATCGGTCAATGCCTTGGTTGACATGTTCGACGACCTGCTGGACGTGTCGCGTCTGGATGCCGGTATCGTCGAGCCGCGCAAGCAGCATTTCATGCTGGGGGCGCTGTTCGACCGGATATACGGCGATTTTGCGCCGCTGGCCCAGGCGAAAGCGCTGGATTTCCGCCTGCCCGTCTGCCTGGAGGGTGAATGCAACCGGCAAGGCGGATGCGATGTCGCAATCTACAGCGATCCGTTCCTGCTGGAACGCATGCTGCGCAACCTGATCTCCAATGCCATCCGTTACAGCCATAGCGGCAGTGTGGAGGTGCGCTGCCGCAGCCTGCCGGGCAAGGTCGCGCTGGAAGTCGCGGATACCGGCATCGGCATCGCGGAAGAGACATTGCCGCACATCTTCGAGGAATATTACCAGGCGGACAACCCGCATCGCGACCGCCGCAAGGGGCTGGGGCTGGGGCTGGCCATCGTGCGCCGGATCGAGGAACTGCTGGAATGCGAGGTGACGGTGAGTTCGCAGCCCGGTGTCGGTTCGGTGTTCGGTTTCGAGGTGCCGACAGGCAATGCGGAAAACCTGGTGCAGCCCTTCGTCACCGCGCATTCCCAATACGACCTGGGCGGCAGCGTGGTGGCGCTGGTCGAAGACGACCAGGATATCCGCGATGTCACCACCGACCTGATGGAGCAATGGGGTTGCAGGGTGGTGGCGGGGGAATATGCGGAGGATGTGATACGCAAGCTGGATATCGCCCAGGCGAAGCCGGACCTGCTGGTGTGCGATTACCGCCTGCCCCATGGCACGACTGCCATTCAGGTCATCAGGCAGATGCGCGCAGCATGGGGAGAGGAATTGCCGGCCGTGGTGTTGACCGGCGATACCGCCAGCGAGACCCTGCACGAGATCCATGCGAGCGGTGCGATCCTGCTGCACAAGCCCATCGCCCCGATGCGGTTGCGGGCGATGATGTATTTCGCGATGCATGGCGAGAGCTAG
- a CDS encoding response regulator transcription factor, with protein sequence MKIKVLMADDHALFRDGMRYVLQQLADEVEILDSGNFQDALQLVHDNPDTDLALLDLNMPGSEGVPSIQFFHLRHPDIPLVVVSGSDHRDDIESVMESGAMGFISKMSSSKIMLSALRMVLEGGVYLPPQLLQQAVNNVDQGETLASRRAQRAAKFGLTSRQLEVLTNLAAGMANKEISKKMNLAEGTVKIHTAAVYQALHVNSRLEAVSAARRLGFLPPAPNDSEGH encoded by the coding sequence ATGAAAATAAAGGTGTTGATGGCGGATGACCACGCGTTGTTTCGCGATGGAATGCGCTATGTATTGCAGCAGCTGGCTGACGAAGTCGAGATACTGGATTCGGGGAATTTTCAGGATGCCCTGCAACTGGTGCATGACAATCCCGACACGGACCTGGCCCTGCTCGACCTGAACATGCCAGGCAGCGAAGGCGTTCCGTCCATCCAGTTCTTCCATCTGCGCCATCCCGATATCCCGCTGGTGGTGGTCTCCGGCTCCGACCATCGCGACGACATCGAAAGCGTGATGGAATCGGGCGCGATGGGATTCATCTCCAAGATGTCCTCCAGCAAGATCATGCTGTCGGCGTTGCGCATGGTACTCGAAGGCGGTGTCTACCTGCCGCCGCAACTGCTGCAGCAGGCGGTCAACAACGTCGACCAGGGCGAGACGCTGGCCAGCCGCCGCGCGCAGCGCGCCGCCAAGTTCGGCCTCACTTCGCGCCAGCTAGAGGTGCTGACCAACCTGGCCGCCGGCATGGCGAACAAGGAGATCTCCAAGAAGATGAACCTGGCCGAGGGTACCGTGAAGATACATACGGCCGCCGTCTACCAGGCCTTGCACGTCAATTCGCGCCTGGAGGCGGTCAGCGCGGCGCGGCGACTGGGATTCCTGCCGCCCGCCCCCAACGATTCCGAGGGGCATTGA